In a single window of the Phocoena sinus isolate mPhoSin1 chromosome 7, mPhoSin1.pri, whole genome shotgun sequence genome:
- the IRS1 gene encoding insulin receptor substrate 1 has translation MASPPETDGFSDVRKVGYLRKPKSMHKRFFVLRAASEAGGPARLEYYENEKKWRHKSSAPKRSIPLESCFNINKRADSKNKHLVALYTRDEHFAIAADSEAEQDSWYQALLQLHNRAKGHHDGAAAPGAGGGGGSCSGSSGLGEAGEDLSYGDVPPGPAFKEVWQVILKPKGLGQTKNLIGIYRLCLTSKTISFVKLNSEAAAVVLQLMNIRRCGHSENFFFIEVGRSAVTGPGEFWMQVDDSVVAQNMHETILEAMRAMSDEFRPRSKSQSSSNCSNPISVPLRRHHLNNPPPSQVGLTRRSRTESITATSPASLVGGKQGSFRVRASSDGEGTMSRPASVDGSPVSPSTNRTHAHRHRGSSRLHPPLNHSRSIPMPSSRCSPSATSPVSLSSSSTSGHGSTSDCLFPRRSSASVSGSPSDGGFISSDEYGSSPCDFRSSFRSVTPDSLGHTPPARGEEELSNYICMGGKGASTLTAPNGHYILPRSGNGPRYIPAAGLGTSPALTGDEAASAADLDNRFRKRTHSAGTSPTISHQKTPSQSSVASIEEYTEMMPAYPPGGGSGGRVPSHRHSAFVPTHSYPEEGLEMHPLERRVGHHRPDTSNLHTDDGYMPMSPGVAPVPGSRKGSGDYMPMSPKSVSAPQQIINPIRRHPQRVDPNGYMMMSPSGSCSPDIGGGPSSGGSSGAAPSGSSYGKLWTNGVGGHHSHALPHPKLPVESSSGKLLSCTGDYMNMSPVGDSNTSSPSDCYYGPEDPQHKPVLSYYSLPRSFKHTQRPGELEEGARHQHHRLSSSSGRLLYAAAAEDSSSSTSSDSLGGGYCAARPEPGLPHLHHQVLQPHLPRKVDTAAQTNSRLARPTRLSLGDPKASTLPRAREQPQPQPQPPPPLLPPPEPKSPGEYVNIEFGSDQQGYLSGPGASHSSPSVRCPSQLQPAPREEETGAEEYMNMDLGPGRRAAWRESPGVQPGSMGPAPPGAASVCRPTRAVPSSRGDYMTMQMGCPRQSYVDTSPVAPISYADMRTGGLVEEASLPGAAAATPSSSSKASASPAAPQGAEELAARSSLLGGPQGPGGSSAFTRVNLSPNRNQSAKVIRADPQGCRRRHSSETFSSTPSATRAGNTVPFGGGAAAGGGGGGSSSTEDVKRHSSASFENVWLRPGELGGAPKELAQVCGAAGGLENGLNYIDLDLVKDFNQSPQERPAPPQPSPPPPPHQPLGRSESGSTSRSSEDLSAYASISFQKPPEDLQ, from the coding sequence atgGCGAGCCCTCCCGAGACCGACGGCTTCTCCGACGTGCGCAAGGTGGGCTACCTGCGCAAGCCCAAGAGCATGCACAAGCGATTCTTCGTGCTGCGGGCGGCCAGCGAGGCTGGGGGCCCGGCGCGCCTCGAGTACTACGAGAACGAGAAGAAGTGGCGGCACAAGTCGAGCGCCCCCAAACGCTCGATCCCCCTCGAGAGCTGCTTCAACATCAACAAGCGGGCCGACTCCAAGAACAAGCACCTGGTGGCCCTCTATACCCGGGACGAGCACTTTGCCATCGCGGCGGACAGCGAGGCCGAGCAGGACAGCTGGTACCAGGCCCTCCTGCAGCTGCACAACCGTGCCAAGGGCCACCACGACGGGGCCGCGGCCCCCGGGGCGGGAGGCGGcgggggcagctgcagtggcagCTCCGGCCTTGGCGAGGCTGGGGAGGACTTGAGCTACGGGGACGTGCCCCCAGGACCCGCCTTCAAGGAAGTCTGGCAGGTGATCCTGAAACCCAAGGGCCTGGGTCAGACAAAGAACCTGATTGGCATCTACCGCCTCTGCCTGACCAGCAAGACCATCAGCTTCGTGAAGCTGAACTCGGAGGCTGCCGCGGTGGTGCTGCAGCTGATGAACATCAGGCGCTGTGGCCACTCAGAGAACTTCTTCTTCATCGAAGTGGGCCGTTCCGCAGTGACGGGACCCGGGGAGTTCTGGATGCAGGTGGATGACTCTGTGGTGGCCCAGAACATGCACGAGACGATCCTGGAAGCCATGCGGGCCATGAGCGATGAGTTCCGCCCTCGAAGCAAGAGCCAGTCCTCCTCCAACTGCTCCAACCCCATCAGTGTCCCCCTGCGCAGGCATCACCTCAACAACCCTCCACCCAGCCAGGTGGGGCTGACCCGCCGCTCGCGCACAGAGAGCATCACTGCCACCTCCCCGGCCAGCTTGGTGGGCGGGAAGCAGGGCTCCTTCCGGGTCCGCGCCTCTAGTGATGGCGAAGGCACCATGTCTCGCCCTGCCTCTGTGGACGGCAGTCCTGTGAGTCCCAGCACCAACAGGACCCATGCCCACCGGCATCGGGGCAGTTCCCGGCTGCACCCGCCTCTCAACCACAGCCGCTCCATCCCCATGCCTTCTTCTCGCTGCTCGCCTTCCGCCACCAGCCCGGTCAGTCTATCGTCCAGTAGCACCAGTGGCCACGGCTCCACCTCGGACTGTCTCTTCCCGCGGCGGTCTAGTGCTTCCGTGTCCGGTTCCCCCAGTGATGGCGGTTTCATCTCCTCTGATGAGTATGGCTCCAGTCCCTGCGACTTCCGAAGTTCCTTCCGCAGTGTCACCCCGGATTCCCTGGGCCACACCCCGCCGGCCCGCGGTGAGGAGGAACTGAGCAACTACATCTGCATGGGAGGCAAGGGGGCCTCCACCCTCACGGCCCCCAATGGTCACTACATTTTGCCTCGGAGTGGCAACGGTCCCCGCTACATCCCGGCAGCCGGCTTGGGCACGAGCCCAGCCCTGACAGGGGATGAAGCAGCCAGTGCTGCAGACCTGGACAATCGGTTCCGAAAGCGGACTCACTCTGCTGGCACGTCACCTACCATTTCCCACCAGAAGACCCCATCCCAGTCCTCTGTGGCCTCCATTGAGGAATATACCGAGATGATGCCTGCCTACCCACCAGGAGGTGGCAGTGGAGGCCGAGTGCCCAGCCACCGGCACTCCGCCTTCGTGCCCACCCACTCCTACCCAGAGGAGGGTCTGGAAATGCACCCCTTGGAGCGGCGTGTGGGCCACCACCGCCCAGACACCTCCAACCTCCACACCGATGATGGCTACATGCCCATGTCCCCAGGGGTGGCCCCAGTGCCCGGGAGCCGAAAGGGCAGTGGGGACTACATGCCCATGAGCCCCAAGAGCGTGTCTGCCCCTCAGCAGATCATCAACCCCATCAGACGCCATCCCCAGAGAGTGGACCCCAATGGCTACATGATGATGTCCCCAAGCGGCAGCTGCTCTCCTGACATTGGAGGCGGGCCCagcagcggcggcagcagcggtGCCGCCCCTTCTGGGAGCAGCTATGGCAAGCTCTGGACGAATGGGGTAGGGGGCCACCACTCTCACGCCCTGCCACACCCCAAACTCCCTGTGGAGAGCAGTAGCGGCAAGCTGTTGTCTTGCACGGGTGACTACATGAACATGTCGCCAGTGGGAGACTCCAACACCAGCAGCCCTTCCGACTGCTACTATGGCCCTGAGGACCCCCAGCACAAGCCAGTCCTCTCCTACTACTCATTGCCAAGGTCCTTTAAACACACCCAGCGCCCCGGGGAGCTGGAGGAGGGCGCCCGGCACCAGCACCACCGCCTTTCCTCCAGCTCGGGTCGACTCCTCTATGCTGCGGCGGCGGAAGATTCCTCCTCGTCCACCAGCAGCGACAGCCTGGGCGGGGGATACTGCGCGGCTAGGCCCGAGCCCGGCCTCCCGCATCTCCACCATCAGGTCCTGCAGCCCCATCTGCCTCGAAAGGTGGACACAGCTGCCCAGACCAACAGCCGCCTGGCCCGGCCCACGAGGCTGTCCCTGGGGGATCCCAAGGCCAGCACCTTACCCCGGGCCCGAGAGCAGCCGCAGCCCCAGCCGCAGCCGCCACCGCCCCTGCTGCCCCCTCCGGAGCCCAAGAGCCCGGGGGAATATGTGAATATTGAATTTGGGAGCGATCAGCAGGGCTACTTATCAGGCCCGGGGGCTTCCCACAGCTCGCCTTCTGTCCGGTGTCCATCCCAGCTCCAGCCGGCTCCCAGAGAGGAGGAGACGGGCGCGGAAGAGTACATGAACATGGACCTGGGGCCGGGCCGGAGGGCCGCCTGGCGGGAGAGCCCCGGGGTCCAGCCGGGCAGCATGGGCCCGGCACCCCCTGGAGCTGCTAGCGTGTGCAGGCCCACCAGGGCAGTGCCCAGCAGCCGGGGTGACTACATGACCATGCAGATGGGCTGTCCCCGGCAGAGCTACGTGGACACCTCGCCAGTCGCCCCCATCAGCTATGCGGACATGCGGACCGGCGGCCTCGTGGAGGAGGCCAGCCTGCCTGGGGCCGCCGCGGCCACGCCCTCCTCATCCTCGAAGGCCTCTGCTTCCCCCGCCGCGCCTCAAGGAGCAGAGGAGCTGGCGGCCCGCTCTTCCCTGCTGGGGGGCCCGCAGGGACCCGGGGGCTCGAGTGCCTTCACGCGGGTGAACCTCAGTCCCAACCGCAACCAGAGTGCCAAAGTGATCCGTGCCGACCCGCAAGGGTGCAGGAGGCGGCACAGCTCCGAGACCTTCTCCTCGACGCCCAGTGCCACCCGGGCAGGCAACACGGTGCCCTTCGGAGGGGGGGCTGCAGCCGGGGGCGgcggtggtggcagcagcagcacgGAGGACGTGAAACGCCACAGCTCTGCTTCCTTTGAGAACGTGTGGCTGCGGCCTGGGGAGCTCGGGGGAGCCCCCAAGGAGCTGGCCCAAGTGTGCGGGGCCGCCGGGGGTTTGGAGAATGGGCTTAACTACATAGACCTGGATTTGGTCAAGGACTTCAACCAGAGCCCTCAAGAGCGTCCCGCCCCGCCGCagccttctcctcccccacctcctcatcAGCCTCTGGGACGCAGCGAGAGCGGCTCCACCAGCCGCTCCAGCGAGGATTTAAGCGCCTATGCCAGCATCAGTTTCCAGAAGCCGCCAGAGGACCTCCAGTAG